One window of Hymenobacter sp. BRD128 genomic DNA carries:
- a CDS encoding DUF4262 domain-containing protein, with the protein MATPEEHAEHDAAAEKIIISDVEKYGFHVAQIKSDGYSPSFSYTIGLFKTYGYPELICFGLNLDLLHSVLWSGKKLLDRQPLPDQSIGYPDFLDDYDVRFLTVNKDWYRYYFGYGIWFNQGLEFPALQIIWPDKQALYPWEEGFNPAWKAGQPLLDRNLDFKFREERNVAVFTTRQVLEGLPILRVIHEVNGDWQFLCDTTYEIDDLKIVALEQLTKRDPTINDLFQLNYGWQAQRIVEAAEWQEEEYQPEEEEEDND; encoded by the coding sequence ATGGCTACGCCCGAGGAACACGCTGAGCACGATGCCGCCGCTGAAAAAATAATTATCAGCGACGTAGAAAAGTATGGTTTCCACGTCGCTCAGATTAAAAGCGACGGTTACTCTCCCAGCTTTTCCTATACAATTGGGCTATTTAAAACCTATGGATATCCGGAGCTAATTTGCTTCGGCTTAAATTTGGATTTGCTACATTCAGTGCTTTGGTCAGGCAAGAAATTGCTGGACAGGCAACCCCTACCCGACCAAAGCATTGGTTATCCTGACTTTTTGGATGACTACGATGTGCGTTTTTTGACAGTCAACAAAGATTGGTACCGCTATTATTTTGGCTACGGAATCTGGTTTAATCAGGGCCTAGAATTTCCGGCGCTGCAAATTATTTGGCCTGATAAACAAGCGCTGTACCCCTGGGAAGAAGGATTCAACCCTGCCTGGAAAGCTGGCCAACCATTACTTGACCGGAACCTAGATTTTAAATTTCGGGAAGAGCGCAACGTAGCTGTATTCACCACGCGACAGGTATTGGAAGGCCTGCCAATTTTGCGTGTTATTCATGAAGTCAATGGTGATTGGCAATTTCTATGCGATACCACGTATGAAATAGACGACTTGAAAATCGTAGCATTGGAACAGCTGACCAAACGTGACCCGACTATCAACGATTTATTCCAGCTCAATTACGGCTGGCAGGCTCAGCGAATAGTTGAAGCCGCTGAGTGGCAAGAAGAGGAATATCAACCTGAGGAAGAAGAGGAAGACAACGACTAA
- a CDS encoding pseudouridine synthase: MRYILLNKPYEVLTQFTDEHGRATLKDFVAVPNVYPVGRLDFDSEGLLLLTDDKQMQHRLSDPRYKVPKTYWAQVEGTPTETALQQLREGVQIKEGFTLPAEAELLPEAATAELWPRNPPIRYRASIPTSWLAITIAQGMNRQVRKMCAAVGLPCLRLVRQELGGLSLEELAPGQWRDLTAEELAALRGLAGADVRHPRPMAARPATSYSPPNRGPRRQRP; this comes from the coding sequence ATGCGCTACATTCTCCTCAACAAGCCATACGAAGTCCTCACCCAGTTCACCGACGAGCACGGCCGGGCCACGCTCAAGGACTTTGTGGCGGTGCCTAATGTGTACCCGGTGGGCCGGCTCGACTTCGACAGCGAGGGCCTGCTGCTGCTTACCGACGACAAGCAGATGCAGCACCGCCTCAGCGACCCGCGCTACAAGGTGCCCAAAACCTACTGGGCGCAGGTAGAGGGTACCCCTACCGAGACCGCGTTGCAGCAATTGCGCGAGGGAGTGCAGATTAAGGAGGGCTTCACGCTGCCCGCCGAAGCTGAGCTATTACCGGAGGCAGCCACGGCCGAGTTGTGGCCGCGCAACCCGCCTATTCGTTACCGAGCCAGCATCCCAACTAGTTGGCTAGCCATTACCATTGCGCAGGGCATGAACCGGCAGGTGCGCAAGATGTGCGCCGCCGTGGGCCTGCCTTGCCTGCGGCTGGTGCGCCAGGAATTGGGCGGCTTGTCGCTGGAAGAACTGGCGCCCGGCCAGTGGCGCGACCTCACGGCCGAAGAGCTAGCCGCGCTGCGGGGGCTAGCCGGCGCCGACGTGCGCCACCCGCGCCCAATGGCCGCGCGCCCCGCCACTTCCTATTCGCCCCCTAACCGCGGCCCGCGCCGCCAACGCCCCTAA
- a CDS encoding TolC family protein yields the protein MRLTLPEAEARFVQNNLQLLAQRYNITAAQALAIQARLIDNPTILLDQNVLQQAIHQPNAVGNNPDLNRNQLAVQAQQLFALAGRRRAAGRVQQQAAVVETFNLQDLVRNLRFQLRTTFYDIYFRQQTLRVYDTEIPQLRHTVELYQGQFDKGNIALKEVIRLKAFLFTLESERLGLVTDQANAQADLHVLLRDSTRSAYLPVVDGRRVRDLSLAPYPEQQLTDTALVRRADLLSRRAEVQRQELNLRLQRAVATPDLAVGYSYDRLGSYFDNYNSITLGVAVPIFNRNQGNIQAAKAQISQAQAHATEQQLVVRRDVHEAYQVALRQDELYQHTSRDTTPFSRLIDNIEQSYTKRLISIVEYLDFYEAYKNNVIQINTLRANRMRAFESINLATGRTFFRAD from the coding sequence GTGCGCCTGACGTTGCCCGAGGCCGAGGCGCGCTTCGTGCAAAACAACTTGCAGCTGCTAGCCCAGCGCTACAATATCACGGCGGCGCAGGCGCTGGCCATTCAGGCCCGGCTCATTGACAACCCCACTATTCTGCTGGACCAAAATGTGCTGCAACAAGCTATTCACCAGCCTAATGCGGTGGGCAATAACCCCGACCTTAACCGCAACCAGCTAGCCGTGCAGGCGCAGCAATTGTTTGCGCTGGCCGGGCGGCGGCGGGCCGCGGGCCGCGTGCAGCAACAGGCCGCCGTGGTCGAAACCTTTAATCTTCAAGACCTGGTGCGTAACCTGCGCTTTCAGTTGCGCACCACGTTTTACGACATCTACTTTCGCCAGCAAACGCTGCGGGTATACGACACTGAGATTCCGCAGCTGCGCCATACCGTGGAGCTTTACCAGGGACAATTTGACAAGGGCAACATTGCGCTCAAGGAAGTTATTCGCCTGAAAGCCTTCTTGTTCACCCTGGAAAGCGAGCGGCTAGGCCTCGTCACCGACCAAGCCAATGCTCAGGCCGACCTGCACGTGCTGCTGCGTGACTCGACCCGCTCGGCCTACCTGCCCGTGGTGGATGGCCGCCGCGTGCGCGACCTCTCGCTGGCCCCGTACCCCGAGCAGCAACTCACCGACACGGCCCTCGTGCGCCGCGCCGACCTACTGAGCCGCCGCGCCGAAGTGCAGCGCCAGGAACTAAACCTGCGCCTGCAACGCGCCGTGGCCACACCCGACCTGGCCGTGGGCTACAGCTACGACCGGCTAGGCTCATACTTCGATAATTACAATTCCATAACGCTGGGCGTGGCCGTGCCGATTTTCAATCGCAACCAAGGCAACATTCAGGCAGCCAAGGCCCAAATCAGCCAGGCCCAAGCCCATGCTACTGAGCAGCAGCTGGTAGTGCGCCGCGATGTGCACGAGGCTTACCAAGTGGCCCTGCGCCAGGATGAGCTCTACCAGCACACCAGCCGCGACACCACGCCTTTTTCGCGCCTCATCGACAACATCGAGCAGAGCTATACCAAGCGACTTATCAGCATTGTAGAGTATCTTGATTTTTACGAGGCGTATAAAAACAACGTAATTCAAATCAATACTTTACGGGCTAATCGGATGCGAGCTTTCGAGAGCATCAACCTGGCTACCGGCCGCACGTTCTTCCGCGCCGATTAA
- a CDS encoding YiiX family permuted papain-like enzyme has translation MKNKVETILGSYLREGDLIFHTSLSAQSQAIQLATHSPYSYCGLLYKSGSEWQVFEAVQPVKLTPLSNWIARGQGQHFVIKRLRDAQTALTPVALARLKAAGQPLLGRDYDLAFNWSDKQIYCSELIWKVYDRGLHRQLGQLQQLRDFDLSQPAVQAKLRERYGAQLPLSEPVISPASIFRCPALVTVVSR, from the coding sequence ATGAAGAATAAAGTAGAAACAATATTAGGTAGCTATCTCCGCGAAGGCGACCTCATCTTTCACACCTCGCTATCGGCCCAAAGCCAAGCTATTCAGCTAGCCACACACTCACCCTACAGCTACTGCGGACTGCTGTACAAAAGCGGTAGCGAATGGCAGGTATTTGAAGCCGTGCAGCCGGTGAAACTGACGCCGCTGAGCAACTGGATAGCCCGGGGGCAGGGCCAGCACTTTGTGATAAAGCGCCTGCGCGATGCCCAGACCGCACTTACGCCCGTCGCGCTAGCTCGGCTGAAAGCAGCTGGTCAGCCATTACTAGGGCGCGACTATGACTTGGCTTTCAACTGGTCGGATAAACAGATTTATTGCTCCGAGCTGATTTGGAAAGTTTACGACCGGGGGCTGCACCGCCAGCTGGGGCAACTGCAGCAGCTGCGCGACTTCGACCTTAGCCAGCCGGCCGTGCAAGCCAAACTGCGGGAACGCTACGGCGCGCAACTGCCGTTATCGGAGCCCGTCATTTCGCCGGCCAGTATCTTTCGCTGCCCCGCGCTGGTTACGGTCGTGAGCCGGTGA
- a CDS encoding efflux RND transporter periplasmic adaptor subunit: MNRLPFFLLLTLGLGACSKSPDTAAADETKTAKKFSLSDQTLKELAFDTVRLEPVRSEQSFSGQVVTNGDKTAKVFPLVGGIVEKLNVELGDHVTRGQVLAVVRSGEIADVQNQNSTAGTDVAIAQKNLSVAQDQYKAGLAAERDVVLAREELRKAQSNLGKTNKQLGIYGVSKDGHYVIKAPISGFITDKNVTQGMQYSNANVDADGFFTIANLDQVWVLANVFEADIANVKLGYEAEITTLSYPDKHFKGVVDKVFNVLDPDSKALKVRIRLTNPGYLLKPEMYAQVRILNTEKQRELSVPANSVIFDKDQHFVLVYKNRNEVDTRPVKVTKTVGDVSYVSGNLKAGEAIVTKNQLLVYDELND; this comes from the coding sequence ATGAATCGTCTTCCTTTTTTTCTGCTGTTGACCCTGGGCCTGGGTGCCTGCTCCAAGTCGCCGGACACCGCGGCGGCGGACGAAACCAAAACGGCCAAGAAGTTCTCGCTCTCCGACCAAACGCTTAAGGAGTTGGCTTTCGACACCGTGCGCTTGGAGCCAGTGCGGAGTGAGCAATCGTTTTCAGGCCAAGTAGTTACCAATGGTGATAAAACTGCCAAAGTGTTTCCGCTGGTGGGCGGCATAGTCGAGAAGCTCAATGTGGAGCTCGGCGACCACGTGACGAGGGGACAGGTGCTGGCCGTGGTGCGCTCGGGAGAAATTGCCGACGTGCAAAACCAGAACAGCACTGCCGGTACCGACGTCGCCATTGCCCAGAAAAACCTATCGGTAGCCCAAGACCAGTACAAAGCCGGCCTGGCTGCCGAGCGCGACGTGGTGCTAGCCCGTGAGGAGCTACGCAAGGCCCAGAGTAACTTGGGCAAAACCAACAAGCAGCTCGGCATCTACGGCGTGTCGAAGGACGGACACTACGTGATTAAGGCGCCGATTTCGGGCTTTATTACGGATAAAAATGTGACCCAGGGCATGCAATACAGCAATGCCAACGTAGACGCCGACGGCTTTTTTACCATCGCCAACCTCGACCAGGTATGGGTGCTGGCCAACGTGTTTGAGGCAGATATTGCCAACGTGAAGCTTGGCTATGAGGCCGAGATTACCACGCTTTCTTATCCCGATAAACACTTTAAGGGTGTGGTGGACAAGGTGTTCAACGTGCTCGACCCCGATAGCAAAGCTTTGAAAGTGCGCATCCGCCTTACCAATCCCGGCTACCTGCTCAAGCCGGAGATGTATGCTCAGGTGCGCATCCTAAATACCGAGAAGCAGCGGGAGTTATCGGTGCCCGCCAACTCGGTAATTTTTGACAAAGACCAGCATTTCGTTCTCGTGTATAAGAATCGTAATGAAGTAGATACCCGACCCGTTAAGGTAACTAAAACTGTGGGTGATGTGAGCTACGTGAGTGGCAACCTGAAGGCCGGTGAGGCCATTGTGACGAAAAACCAGCTGCTCGTGTACGACGAGCTGAATGACTAA
- a CDS encoding VWA domain-containing protein — protein MLSTAYSPWFILLCLAVGAGYAALLYSARAPWSRAVNYALAGLRFVVVSFLCFLLLAPFIKTMTTRTEAPTVVLAVDNSQSISLFSPKAALGQLTAGLPQLANTLREKGFRVETRTLTKATTRPDSLHFTASRTDLNKLLADSREANAERNLAAVVLVSDGIVNQGQEPQFSEFNFPIFSVALGDTIAKKDLRLTDLVYNRVAFSGNKFPLEAEIGYEGYAGGAATVEVREGGRVLDSRRLVLPAGRHRLRTTFQLTAPAPGKRRYEVRVLPQAGEFTTLNNTRTAFIEIVKGKLRVLLAGAAPHPDLKALRAAILANNNFDLTLAVAGVGQPLPATATFDVAVLHQLPARGGLGQDLLARVRAAKVPVLYVLGAQSDYSSYNQLNTGLNVQPRGAQTDEVTPLANPNFGRLPLEEESRRRFAQYPPATVPFGDFRLGAGAEAALWQQVGRLPTQKPLLVFGGAAGASPRAATLVAENTWQWRLEEAIAYDDRPEAYDRLISRTLQLLTQNANKKRLDVYPTQDVFGTQDDVTLSAETYNAVFERIYDQKITLTLTDSARRERTITFANAADGSPLHLGPLPAGLYRYQARASLGGQAQQASGELLVQNQPLEAQESKADHRLLAQLSRRSGGRLYYPSQLDKLAQDLVAKNFKPVLSSEEDLKDLINLKWLFFALLTLLAAEWALRKYQGGV, from the coding sequence TTGCTCTCTACTGCCTATTCTCCCTGGTTTATCCTGCTGTGCCTGGCCGTGGGCGCGGGCTACGCGGCGCTGCTTTACTCGGCCCGGGCGCCGTGGAGCCGGGCCGTTAACTACGCGCTGGCGGGGCTGCGCTTTGTAGTGGTAAGCTTTCTGTGCTTTTTGCTGCTCGCGCCGTTTATCAAAACGATGACCACCCGCACCGAGGCGCCCACGGTGGTGCTGGCCGTCGATAATTCGCAGTCTATCAGCTTATTTTCCCCCAAGGCAGCGCTGGGACAGCTCACGGCTGGCTTGCCGCAGCTAGCCAATACGCTGCGCGAAAAGGGCTTTCGCGTTGAAACCCGCACGCTGACCAAGGCCACTACTAGGCCCGACTCGCTGCACTTTACTGCCAGCCGGACCGACCTCAACAAGCTGCTGGCCGACAGCCGCGAGGCCAACGCCGAGCGCAACCTAGCCGCGGTGGTGCTGGTGAGCGACGGCATCGTGAACCAGGGCCAGGAGCCGCAGTTTTCGGAGTTTAATTTCCCGATTTTCAGCGTGGCGCTGGGCGATACTATCGCGAAGAAAGACCTGCGCCTAACCGACCTGGTGTATAACCGCGTGGCCTTCAGCGGCAATAAATTCCCGCTGGAAGCTGAAATCGGCTACGAAGGCTACGCGGGCGGCGCGGCTACGGTGGAGGTGCGCGAAGGCGGCCGGGTGCTGGACAGCCGCCGGCTAGTCCTGCCCGCCGGCCGGCACCGCCTCCGAACCACGTTTCAGCTCACGGCCCCGGCGCCGGGCAAGCGCCGCTACGAAGTGCGCGTGCTGCCCCAGGCCGGCGAATTTACGACCCTGAATAACACACGCACGGCCTTTATTGAAATTGTGAAGGGCAAGCTGCGGGTGCTGCTGGCCGGTGCTGCCCCCCACCCCGACCTCAAGGCGCTACGGGCTGCCATTCTGGCCAACAATAACTTCGATTTAACCCTAGCCGTGGCTGGCGTGGGCCAGCCCTTGCCGGCCACCGCCACCTTCGATGTAGCGGTACTGCACCAGCTGCCGGCGCGTGGCGGCCTGGGCCAGGACCTGCTGGCCCGCGTGCGGGCCGCCAAGGTGCCGGTGCTTTATGTGCTGGGAGCCCAATCGGACTATTCTTCTTATAATCAACTAAATACCGGCCTGAATGTGCAGCCACGCGGCGCCCAAACCGACGAGGTGACGCCGCTAGCCAACCCCAATTTTGGGCGCCTGCCGCTCGAGGAGGAGAGCCGCCGCCGCTTTGCGCAATACCCCCCCGCAACGGTGCCCTTCGGCGACTTTCGACTGGGCGCCGGCGCCGAAGCCGCGCTGTGGCAACAGGTGGGCCGCCTGCCCACCCAGAAGCCGCTCTTGGTGTTTGGTGGCGCGGCGGGGGCTAGCCCCCGCGCGGCCACGCTAGTGGCCGAAAACACCTGGCAGTGGCGCCTGGAGGAAGCAATCGCCTACGACGACCGCCCCGAGGCCTACGACCGCCTTATCAGCCGCACGCTGCAGCTGCTGACGCAGAACGCCAATAAGAAGCGCCTTGATGTGTATCCCACGCAGGATGTCTTTGGTACCCAAGACGATGTAACGCTGAGCGCCGAGACGTACAACGCAGTCTTTGAGCGCATCTACGACCAGAAAATTACGCTCACGCTCACCGACTCGGCCCGCCGGGAGCGCACCATCACCTTCGCCAATGCGGCCGATGGTTCGCCGCTGCACTTGGGCCCGCTACCAGCGGGCCTCTACCGCTACCAGGCCCGCGCCTCGCTCGGCGGCCAGGCCCAGCAGGCGAGCGGCGAGCTACTCGTGCAAAACCAGCCCCTCGAAGCCCAGGAATCGAAGGCCGACCACCGCCTGCTGGCCCAGCTTAGCCGCCGCAGCGGGGGCCGGCTCTACTACCCTAGCCAGCTCGATAAGCTAGCCCAGGATTTGGTGGCGAAGAATTTTAAGCCCGTGCTGAGCAGCGAAGAAGATTTAAAGGATTTGATAAACCTGAAATGGCTGTTTTTCGCGCTGCTGACACTGCTGGCAGCCGAGTGGGCCTTGCGCAAGTACCAGGGCGGCGTCTAA
- a CDS encoding efflux RND transporter permease subunit, translating into MSKFIQGIIAFSLKNKGFIFLLTLAAIIAGVVSYRNTPIEAFPDVTNTEITIITQWPGRSAEEIEKFVTAPIEIALNPVQKKTSVRSTTLFGLSVVKVIFDDGVDDAFARVQVNNLLAGADLPDGAEPEVQPPYGPTGEIFRYTLASKDKSTRELKTIQDWVVERNLKAVPGVADVNSFGGEVKSYELSVDPSKLQDFGLTPLDLYTAVQRSNINVGGDVINEGQQNYVVRGIGLLNNISDINNTVVKNVNGAPILVKDVAQVAESALPRLGRVGRGLNDDMVEGIVVMRKGENPSEVIKLLQAKVELLNDKILPPDVKISTFYNRQNLIDFSTETVIHNLTEGMIFVTVIVFLFMADWRTTVIVSIIIPLALLFAFICLRLKGMSANLLSMGAIDFGIIIDGAVVMVEGLFVALDHKAHEVGMERFNKLAKLGIIKKTGRDMGKSIFFAKAIIITALLPIFSFEKVEGKVFSPLAWTLGFALLGALIFTLTLVPVLASILLRKNVREKDNFFVRGINKGAKKVFDFTYIHKTASLLAAAAIVVAGVAMYQFLGTEFLPELNEGSIYVRAQLPLSISLDASNKLCNEMRRVFISFPEVSDVVSQTGRPNDGTDPTGFYNNEFLVQIKHTDEVQKNMKHKAYREALIERMKEKLNRFPGVDFNFSQPITDNVEEAASGVKGSIAVKIYGTDLKLMEGKARQVYEVLQHVDGIDDLGLLRNIGQPELHADLDERRMASYGVSKSDANAVLEMAVGGKQASQMYEGERKFPIRVRYESQFRESPTQISALMVPTQSGKTVPLNVIADVKQVTGPSLIYRDDNTRFSAVKFSVRGRDLGSAIAEAQEKVNKVVVLPKGYSMKWTGDFENQRRASQRLAQVVPISLALIFFILFILFGNLKDAGLVLLNVPFALIGGIAMLLITHTNFSISAGIGFIALFGICIQNGVILISVFKQNMLAKMSLDRSLAEGVASRVRPVVMTALMAIIGLMPAALSTGIGSETSKPLAIVVIGGLLTGTILTLFIFPLIFERTYRAEHTHYTDDRATPPEAVLVH; encoded by the coding sequence GTGAGTAAATTTATTCAGGGCATTATTGCCTTCTCCCTTAAAAACAAGGGCTTTATTTTCCTGCTCACCCTAGCGGCGATTATCGCCGGGGTGGTGAGCTATCGGAACACGCCCATTGAGGCGTTTCCGGACGTGACGAATACTGAAATCACCATTATCACACAATGGCCCGGCCGCTCGGCCGAGGAGATTGAGAAGTTCGTAACGGCGCCAATTGAGATTGCCCTCAACCCCGTGCAGAAGAAAACCAGCGTGCGCTCAACCACGCTTTTTGGCCTGTCGGTGGTGAAGGTGATTTTTGACGATGGCGTGGACGACGCCTTCGCTAGGGTGCAGGTCAACAACCTGCTGGCCGGCGCCGACCTGCCCGACGGCGCCGAGCCCGAGGTGCAGCCGCCTTACGGCCCCACCGGCGAGATTTTTCGCTACACCCTGGCCAGCAAGGACAAAAGCACCCGCGAGCTCAAAACCATTCAGGATTGGGTGGTAGAGCGCAACCTGAAGGCCGTGCCCGGCGTGGCCGACGTGAACAGCTTTGGCGGTGAGGTGAAGAGCTATGAACTATCGGTGGACCCCAGCAAATTGCAGGACTTTGGCCTCACGCCCCTCGACCTCTACACCGCCGTGCAGCGTTCGAATATCAACGTGGGCGGCGATGTGATAAACGAGGGCCAGCAGAACTACGTGGTGCGCGGCATCGGCCTGCTCAACAACATTTCGGACATCAATAATACGGTCGTCAAGAACGTAAACGGCGCGCCCATTCTGGTGAAGGACGTGGCGCAGGTGGCCGAGTCGGCGCTGCCGCGCCTGGGCCGCGTGGGCCGGGGCCTGAACGACGATATGGTGGAAGGCATCGTGGTGATGCGCAAGGGCGAAAACCCCTCCGAAGTCATCAAGCTGCTGCAAGCCAAGGTGGAGCTGCTGAACGATAAGATTCTGCCGCCTGACGTGAAAATCAGCACGTTTTACAACCGCCAGAACCTGATTGACTTCTCGACCGAAACGGTAATTCACAATCTCACCGAAGGGATGATTTTCGTGACGGTGATTGTGTTCCTGTTCATGGCCGACTGGCGCACCACGGTGATTGTGAGCATCATCATCCCCCTGGCGCTGCTGTTTGCCTTCATCTGCCTGCGGTTGAAGGGCATGAGCGCCAACTTGCTCAGTATGGGCGCCATCGACTTTGGTATCATCATCGACGGCGCCGTAGTAATGGTGGAAGGGCTCTTCGTGGCGCTCGACCACAAGGCCCACGAGGTGGGCATGGAGCGCTTCAACAAGCTCGCCAAGCTGGGTATTATCAAGAAAACTGGCCGCGATATGGGTAAGTCGATTTTCTTCGCCAAAGCCATCATTATCACGGCGTTGCTGCCGATTTTTTCCTTTGAGAAAGTAGAAGGCAAAGTGTTTTCGCCGCTGGCTTGGACGCTAGGCTTCGCGCTGCTGGGCGCGCTCATTTTTACGCTGACGCTGGTGCCGGTGCTGGCTAGCATCCTGCTGCGTAAAAACGTGCGCGAGAAAGATAACTTCTTCGTGCGCGGCATCAATAAGGGCGCTAAAAAGGTGTTCGATTTCACGTACATCCACAAAACGGCTAGCCTACTGGCCGCCGCGGCCATCGTGGTGGCCGGTGTAGCCATGTATCAGTTTTTGGGTACCGAGTTTTTGCCGGAGCTAAACGAAGGCTCAATTTACGTGCGCGCTCAGCTGCCGCTCAGCATCTCGCTCGATGCTTCGAATAAGCTGTGCAATGAGATGCGCCGCGTATTCATCTCCTTTCCCGAAGTGAGTGATGTGGTGAGCCAGACCGGCCGCCCCAACGACGGCACCGACCCCACGGGCTTCTATAATAATGAGTTTCTCGTCCAGATAAAACATACCGACGAAGTGCAGAAAAACATGAAGCACAAGGCTTACCGGGAGGCGCTTATCGAGCGCATGAAGGAAAAGCTGAACCGCTTTCCAGGGGTAGATTTCAACTTCTCGCAGCCTATTACCGACAACGTGGAGGAAGCAGCCTCGGGGGTGAAGGGCAGTATTGCCGTGAAAATCTATGGTACCGACCTCAAGCTGATGGAGGGTAAGGCCCGCCAAGTGTACGAGGTGTTGCAACACGTAGACGGCATCGACGACCTGGGCCTGCTGCGCAACATTGGCCAGCCTGAGCTGCACGCCGACCTCGACGAGCGCCGCATGGCCAGCTACGGCGTGAGTAAGAGTGATGCCAACGCCGTGCTCGAAATGGCGGTGGGCGGCAAGCAGGCTAGCCAGATGTACGAGGGCGAGCGTAAGTTTCCCATTCGGGTGCGCTACGAGTCGCAGTTCCGCGAGAGTCCAACCCAAATTTCTGCGCTCATGGTGCCTACCCAAAGTGGCAAAACGGTGCCGCTAAACGTGATAGCCGATGTGAAGCAAGTGACCGGCCCGAGCTTGATTTACCGCGACGATAATACCCGTTTCTCGGCGGTGAAATTCTCCGTGCGGGGCCGCGACTTGGGCTCGGCCATCGCCGAAGCGCAGGAAAAGGTGAATAAAGTGGTGGTATTGCCCAAAGGCTATTCCATGAAGTGGACTGGCGACTTCGAGAACCAGCGCCGGGCTAGCCAGCGCCTGGCCCAGGTAGTGCCGATTTCGCTGGCGCTCATTTTCTTTATTCTATTTATACTCTTCGGTAATTTGAAAGATGCTGGCTTAGTGCTGCTTAACGTGCCATTTGCCCTCATCGGTGGCATTGCCATGCTACTCATCACGCACACCAACTTCTCGATTTCGGCTGGTATTGGCTTCATCGCGCTGTTTGGTATCTGTATTCAGAATGGCGTAATTCTCATCAGCGTGTTCAAGCAAAATATGCTGGCCAAAATGAGCCTCGACCGCAGCCTAGCCGAAGGGGTAGCCTCCCGCGTGCGCCCGGTGGTGATGACGGCCCTCATGGCCATTATCGGGCTCATGCCGGCAGCCCTGAGCACTGGTATCGGCTCCGAAACGTCGAAGCCGCTGGCCATCGTGGTTATCGGTGGCCTGCTCACGGGCACCATTTTGACGCTCTTCATCTTTCCGTTGATTTTCGAGCGCACCTACCGCGCCGAGCATACCCACTACACCGACGACCGCGCCACCCCGCCGGAGGCGGTGCTGGTGCACTAA
- a CDS encoding alpha/beta hydrolase, with amino-acid sequence MLNVVVALHAWRFTHFTTDAGPRTRNPEQLPTGEKIQIILTGLKNPKPVNLAPPAFPYETITLPGPNGRLAAWYGPVLRARGTVVLCHGYTSDKSRLRPEASYFRQLGYAVLLLDFSGNGASAGYQTTIGYREADDVVAAYHWALARQPGRPVVLYGVSMGAVAILRAEGELGLRPAANIVECPYGSMLQTAQNRFVSMHLPPFPLANLLVFWGSVENGYWAFGLNAGEYARHVTTPTLLLWGTADPRVTRAETDTIFAHLAGPKERVDFAGSGHEPYWHKHPRQWQVVVARFLAKTK; translated from the coding sequence TTGCTCAATGTAGTAGTGGCCCTGCACGCCTGGCGCTTCACGCACTTCACCACCGATGCCGGGCCGCGCACTCGCAACCCAGAGCAACTGCCTACCGGCGAGAAAATCCAGATTATTCTCACTGGCTTAAAAAATCCGAAGCCTGTCAATCTGGCGCCGCCAGCCTTTCCCTACGAGACGATAACGCTACCGGGGCCCAACGGCCGGCTAGCCGCCTGGTATGGCCCGGTGCTGCGGGCGCGCGGCACGGTAGTGCTCTGCCACGGCTACACCAGCGATAAGTCGCGCCTGCGGCCCGAGGCAAGCTATTTCCGGCAGCTCGGCTACGCGGTGCTGCTGCTCGATTTTAGCGGTAACGGTGCCTCGGCGGGCTATCAAACCACCATCGGCTACCGCGAGGCCGACGATGTAGTGGCGGCGTACCATTGGGCGCTGGCCCGGCAGCCGGGCCGCCCAGTGGTGCTCTACGGCGTAAGTATGGGCGCCGTGGCCATTTTGCGGGCCGAAGGTGAGTTGGGTCTACGGCCGGCCGCCAACATCGTAGAGTGCCCATATGGCAGCATGCTCCAGACGGCCCAAAACCGCTTCGTTTCGATGCACCTGCCGCCTTTTCCGCTGGCTAACCTACTGGTTTTCTGGGGCAGCGTGGAGAATGGCTACTGGGCTTTCGGACTGAATGCTGGCGAGTATGCCCGCCACGTTACCACTCCTACCCTACTACTGTGGGGCACCGCCGACCCGCGCGTGACCCGCGCCGAAACCGATACCATCTTCGCGCATTTGGCCGGCCCAAAAGAGCGCGTTGATTTCGCGGGTTCGGGGCACGAGCCGTATTGGCACAAGCACCCGCGCCAGTGGCAAGTAGTGGTAGCGCGGTTTTTGGCAAAAACGAAGTAG